One part of the Cyclobacteriaceae bacterium genome encodes these proteins:
- a CDS encoding RraA family protein produces the protein MKLTRALFFTLLSVAYSQLAAQQLSKEELIFLTPEWRGERFPDGRPKVSDDILKRMKLVTLEEAWATCRGVGYNYQYEGNWIQIHPDGVLVGRALTATFFPGRPDIHKVIQDKGHKDGRVLAPNAWAIDMLQPGDVYVVDHHDALIDGPTIGDNLGNSIFARSGNGIVYDGPVRDINGLKEIKGFTSYIRTYHPSHHFGYIGSGDGSMRLNTTLVGINTITRIGSATVMPGDVVLGRDGGVIFIPPHLAQRVVETSEIVRLRDMFGHQRLREKKYTAGQIDSRWTDEIEKDFSQWLKDNKTKLPVPPERVEELLKTRTW, from the coding sequence ATGAAATTAACACGCGCATTATTCTTTACGCTGCTGTCTGTTGCTTACAGTCAACTGGCAGCACAACAACTCTCAAAGGAGGAACTTATTTTCCTGACACCTGAGTGGAGAGGTGAACGCTTTCCGGATGGACGGCCAAAAGTTTCGGACGACATATTGAAGCGTATGAAATTGGTTACGCTTGAAGAAGCATGGGCTACTTGCCGCGGGGTAGGGTACAACTATCAGTATGAGGGGAATTGGATACAAATACATCCTGACGGAGTTTTAGTGGGCAGGGCGTTAACGGCAACTTTTTTCCCAGGAAGGCCGGACATTCATAAAGTTATTCAAGACAAAGGACATAAAGACGGACGTGTATTGGCCCCCAATGCATGGGCCATTGATATGTTGCAACCTGGAGACGTTTATGTGGTTGATCATCACGATGCATTGATAGATGGGCCAACCATTGGTGACAACCTTGGCAACTCGATTTTCGCACGATCAGGCAATGGAATAGTTTATGATGGCCCTGTGCGCGACATCAACGGTCTCAAGGAAATAAAAGGGTTTACATCTTATATCCGAACGTATCATCCATCACACCACTTTGGTTACATAGGAAGCGGAGATGGCTCCATGCGATTAAATACCACATTGGTCGGTATAAATACCATAACGCGTATTGGCAGCGCGACCGTAATGCCGGGCGATGTTGTATTGGGCAGAGATGGGGGTGTAATATTTATTCCGCCACACCTTGCGCAACGCGTGGTAGAAACATCCGAGATAGTTCGGTTGCGGGACATGTTTGGTCATCAGCGATTACGGGAGAAGAAATACACTGCCGGTCAGATAGACAGCCGCTGGACTGATGAAATTGAAAAGGATTTCTCACAATGGTTAAAAGACAATAAAACCAAACTTCCGGTACCCCCCGAGCGCGTAGAAGAACTGCTTAAAACGAGAACATGGTAA
- a CDS encoding bile acid:sodium symporter family protein, protein MKPSTLFKIFTVLSVALLLWSAIITVTSGISYAGPFLILSLLLLGISSRGYEHFKGFTYSIMIFTGVACALYYPQYLVEVNGFKLSALITPLIQVIMFGMGTRMSVNDFVGVIKMPKGVAIGIVAQFSIMPLVGFALAAISSFPAEIAAGIILIGCSPSGLASNVMSYLAKANLALSITLTTVSTLLAPFATPILMKLLGGTYVEIDIVKMMWDIFKMIVIPICAGLLFNKLLHGKSKWLDLAMPLISMIGIGVIITIITAAGRDSLLDIGLILMVLVLIHNMAGYYIGYWFARLLKMDERDSRTIALEVGMQNAGMAAGLAREMGRIATVGLAPAVFGPLMNITGSILATYWHRKPPKEN, encoded by the coding sequence ATGAAGCCTAGTACTCTTTTCAAAATATTTACTGTATTGTCGGTTGCACTTTTACTTTGGTCAGCGATTATTACAGTTACTTCGGGCATATCATATGCCGGGCCATTTCTTATTCTCTCTTTGTTGTTGCTGGGGATTTCCTCACGAGGATATGAGCACTTCAAGGGTTTTACCTATTCAATTATGATTTTTACGGGTGTAGCCTGTGCGCTTTACTATCCTCAATATCTGGTTGAAGTAAATGGATTCAAGCTTTCCGCTTTAATAACTCCACTCATTCAAGTAATCATGTTTGGGATGGGTACACGAATGAGCGTTAATGATTTTGTTGGTGTAATTAAAATGCCGAAAGGCGTTGCCATAGGAATTGTTGCTCAATTTTCGATTATGCCCTTAGTAGGTTTTGCGCTGGCTGCGATCAGTTCTTTTCCAGCTGAAATCGCGGCCGGAATAATTTTGATTGGTTGTTCACCCAGTGGACTGGCTTCAAATGTGATGAGCTATTTGGCTAAAGCAAATCTTGCATTGTCCATAACGTTAACAACGGTAAGCACATTGCTTGCTCCGTTTGCCACCCCTATACTGATGAAATTGCTGGGCGGTACCTATGTTGAAATTGACATCGTTAAAATGATGTGGGATATCTTCAAAATGATTGTAATTCCAATCTGTGCCGGGCTGTTGTTCAACAAGCTTCTTCATGGTAAGTCAAAATGGCTTGACCTTGCTATGCCGCTTATCTCTATGATTGGCATAGGTGTAATCATCACCATCATTACAGCAGCGGGTAGGGATAGCCTGCTTGATATTGGGTTGATACTGATGGTCCTAGTCCTCATTCATAATATGGCTGGGTATTATATCGGCTATTGGTTTGCACGATTATTAAAAATGGATGAAAGAGACTCCAGAACAATTGCACTCGAAGTAGGTATGCAAAATGCAGGTATGGCTGCCGGTCTTGCCAGAGAAATGGGACGAATCGCCACCGTGGGTCTGGCACCTGCTGTGTTCGGCCCACTCATGAATATTACCGGAAGTATTCTCGCTACCTACTGGCACCGAAAACCTCCAAAAGAAAATTGA
- a CDS encoding SusD/RagB family nutrient-binding outer membrane lipoprotein encodes MKSKKHYILFIAVLLFSWGCDKDFVEINTNRYAITAIDPALLFAGAQRTHLGNWEGEHTIVQHFVNPYNQGATLGFNFNARVDLMNIPKWDQSYTGEVRNLVQALLTLGETTDRVNLRSMIRIWKAQAFMGLVDTYGHVPYFEAGRAVSNGIFYPKYDNDAAIYDDLYNEIKDALGALSPTADYVSADLFYGRNGTNSTTTAADQVAKWKKLGNSLLLRLGMRYSKVNPTKAQSIVAEAVAGGVMTSNADNAYVKYNGASFVHAQNNNLRNFSHFYYAAEPFVDQMKSTNDPRAKFILANFANPGAVDSDPNPDTDLANMFGVPIGVLNTDLANVGLGYRGVRGTGLNYSQMNIWKIASPAAPDFWVTYAQTSLLLAEAAHRGWTAGSAQTFYENAIRADMQVYTLYPGTTAIPTSDVDAYLAETGVAFNATDALKLINTQYWVVNLRNGTEAFANFRRSGFPTLSPNLYNNDLNGGFVRRMGYPEREASTNPQNYLQASTAIGGDNLISRVFWDIP; translated from the coding sequence ATGAAGTCGAAAAAGCATTACATACTTTTCATCGCGGTTCTCCTGTTTTCATGGGGATGCGATAAAGATTTTGTTGAAATAAATACAAATCGTTACGCCATCACAGCAATTGATCCGGCTCTTCTTTTTGCCGGTGCACAGCGCACCCATCTCGGAAATTGGGAAGGTGAACATACGATTGTTCAGCATTTTGTAAACCCCTACAACCAAGGTGCTACTTTAGGATTTAATTTTAATGCGCGGGTGGATCTTATGAACATTCCTAAATGGGATCAATCGTACACCGGAGAGGTCAGAAATTTGGTTCAGGCTTTATTGACGTTAGGCGAAACTACCGATCGCGTTAACTTACGGAGCATGATTCGGATATGGAAAGCCCAGGCTTTTATGGGTTTAGTTGATACCTATGGCCACGTGCCTTATTTTGAAGCCGGCAGGGCGGTTTCAAATGGTATCTTTTACCCGAAATATGACAATGATGCAGCCATCTATGATGACCTCTATAACGAAATCAAGGATGCACTGGGTGCCCTTAGCCCCACTGCCGATTATGTTTCTGCCGACCTTTTCTATGGAAGAAATGGCACCAATTCAACCACTACAGCCGCTGATCAGGTGGCGAAGTGGAAGAAATTAGGTAACTCATTATTGTTGCGTTTGGGAATGAGGTATTCTAAGGTTAATCCTACAAAAGCTCAATCCATCGTAGCCGAAGCTGTTGCGGGTGGAGTGATGACATCAAATGCTGATAATGCCTATGTTAAGTATAATGGCGCCTCATTTGTACACGCTCAAAATAATAACCTGCGAAACTTCTCCCATTTTTACTACGCAGCCGAGCCTTTTGTTGATCAAATGAAATCAACCAACGATCCCCGGGCCAAGTTTATCCTGGCAAATTTTGCTAATCCAGGTGCTGTGGACAGTGATCCTAATCCTGATACTGATTTGGCTAACATGTTTGGTGTGCCCATAGGAGTTCTCAATACCGATCTTGCAAATGTGGGCTTAGGTTACAGGGGCGTAAGAGGAACCGGGCTTAACTATTCTCAAATGAACATTTGGAAAATAGCATCTCCTGCTGCCCCTGATTTTTGGGTGACGTATGCACAAACTTCCTTGTTGTTGGCCGAAGCTGCACATAGAGGTTGGACAGCAGGTTCAGCCCAGACCTTTTACGAAAACGCAATCAGGGCTGATATGCAAGTGTATACTCTTTATCCGGGAACGACCGCCATTCCTACTTCGGATGTTGATGCCTACCTGGCTGAAACAGGGGTAGCATTCAACGCAACAGATGCGTTGAAGTTAATTAACACTCAATATTGGGTTGTAAACCTTAGAAATGGTACGGAGGCATTTGCTAACTTCAGGAGGTCCGGCTTTCCAACTTTAAGCCCTAATCTTTATAATAACGACCTTAACGGTGGATTTGTGAGAAGAATGGGATATCCTGAGCGCGAAGCTTCTACTAATCCCCAAAACTATCTGCAAGCATCAACTGCAATAGGTGGTGATAATTTGATTTCGCGGGTGTTTTGGGATATACCATAA
- a CDS encoding SusC/RagA family TonB-linked outer membrane protein yields the protein MKHYYLLCGMILLLQGAAMAGEYRHNPSPSRITDPKSNEVLATNHLAINVSGQVTDENGMPFPGVNIIVKGTATGTNTDTNGRYTIDVPDANSILVFTFVGYQVQEITVGSRTVINVTMNPDVRQLEEVLVTALGVKKDAKKLGYSASSVKTDELITNRTTNVMESLVGKVAGLNITPPAAGAGSSMQIRLRGQSGFAGTNNAPLIVVNGLPLEQEARGTNGNGQVNQRDRGDNLQVINPDDIESMTVLKGATAAALYGQRAANGAIIITTKSGQKERGMGVDVTSSFTTFHALNFLDEITQTEYGLGTGGVRPATQGQAQGNGQFGFGERLDGVPTINFDGVMRPYSAYPNRLFDFLRTGTNWTNTVALSGGGSNGSFRVSFSNTDSKGIVPNNDYIKRIFNTGINHNITEKLKLQLNINYSEEENINPPQIGTQGNGAVNFFTRVAISTPLEAFRESAVNPVSGAEFQTNGFLGTINNPYYQIQKGQYFNDNRNRLMGTTTLRYDFTDWLYVQGRYNFNRGSSFVEWNELNGQGATTLFNGDGTYRGNYNIRQGESLDVNADFLVGGSKEFGKFSVDASFGGNTWRVQDQSNDQTVSNFTVPNLYSVANGTVRAPAFDYRQFRVNSLYGWAEFGYNGMLYLNFTGRKDWFSTLNPSNNNIFYPSVSGSFIFSELLPDLGWLNYGKLRSSWAKAGRDTGVSPYEGILMYAINANQFNGQTLAGVNGNRAPNPLIQPFIVTEKEIGLEMRLFNKVHLDIAAYDKVTTDQILDVLVSNASGYNDTRRNEGSLKNSGLETYIEVTPFQTGNFKWTTSWNNAFLKTKVLDVGNESGTMVVVYFNQTGNEFLGQLRYTEGMAMNQMYVRSYRRNDQGQILVAPDGRLLATNNQTPGAELTDGFLPVGSSIPKHTGGWNNTFTYKNLTVGVFIDYKIGGTVLSSTHLNMLRQGHSVMSLEGRRQGETGVLVPGVYASGPNAGQPNTTPFPNLQAFYADYRNLQIGDPFTFKSDFVKLRNISVAYNFTSAIRSVPALDFVKGLTLSASCRNVAILHRNFPGLDPESMQSSGDFRAGYENSALPTTRNYNFTLNIKF from the coding sequence ATGAAGCATTACTATCTACTGTGTGGAATGATTTTGCTGCTGCAGGGTGCTGCTATGGCTGGTGAGTACCGGCACAACCCATCACCTTCCCGCATCACAGATCCAAAATCAAACGAGGTTCTGGCGACCAATCACCTCGCTATCAATGTCAGTGGCCAGGTTACTGATGAAAACGGAATGCCTTTCCCGGGTGTCAACATCATTGTAAAGGGAACGGCCACCGGTACCAACACCGACACCAATGGCCGGTACACTATTGATGTTCCGGATGCAAACAGCATACTTGTTTTCACCTTTGTAGGTTACCAGGTGCAGGAAATTACGGTGGGTAGTCGTACCGTAATAAATGTAACCATGAACCCGGATGTGAGGCAGTTGGAAGAGGTTTTAGTAACAGCATTAGGTGTAAAGAAAGATGCAAAAAAACTGGGCTACTCAGCTTCATCGGTTAAAACCGATGAATTGATTACAAACAGGACTACCAACGTAATGGAATCGCTCGTTGGAAAAGTTGCAGGATTAAACATTACACCTCCTGCAGCCGGTGCTGGTTCCAGTATGCAAATACGGTTACGTGGACAATCTGGTTTTGCGGGAACGAATAACGCCCCACTCATTGTAGTAAATGGTTTACCCTTAGAGCAGGAAGCACGTGGCACGAATGGAAACGGACAAGTTAATCAACGAGACCGTGGCGATAATTTGCAGGTTATCAATCCGGATGACATTGAAAGTATGACCGTTCTCAAAGGGGCAACGGCCGCAGCTCTTTATGGTCAACGAGCAGCCAACGGTGCAATAATTATTACCACTAAATCAGGTCAAAAGGAGAGAGGAATGGGCGTTGATGTTACATCCAGTTTTACAACCTTTCATGCACTGAATTTTCTGGATGAGATCACACAGACAGAATACGGCCTTGGAACAGGAGGGGTAAGGCCCGCCACGCAGGGACAGGCCCAGGGAAATGGACAGTTTGGCTTTGGTGAAAGGCTTGATGGGGTTCCGACAATCAATTTTGATGGAGTAATGAGGCCTTACTCTGCATATCCTAACCGGCTATTCGACTTTTTGCGAACAGGAACAAACTGGACGAATACGGTTGCACTTTCTGGAGGTGGTTCGAATGGAAGTTTCAGGGTTTCGTTCTCTAATACTGACTCCAAGGGAATTGTTCCAAACAATGATTACATAAAGAGAATCTTCAATACAGGTATTAATCATAACATCACGGAGAAACTTAAACTGCAATTAAATATCAACTATAGTGAAGAGGAAAATATAAACCCTCCGCAGATTGGAACACAAGGTAATGGAGCGGTAAACTTCTTCACACGCGTAGCTATCTCAACCCCATTGGAGGCATTCAGGGAAAGTGCTGTTAACCCTGTTTCCGGTGCAGAATTTCAGACCAATGGATTTTTGGGCACAATCAATAACCCTTACTACCAGATACAAAAGGGACAGTACTTTAATGATAACAGAAACCGGTTAATGGGAACAACTACATTACGGTATGATTTCACTGACTGGTTGTATGTGCAGGGCAGGTATAACTTCAATCGTGGTTCGAGTTTTGTCGAGTGGAATGAATTGAATGGACAGGGTGCTACCACACTTTTTAATGGCGATGGTACTTACCGCGGTAATTATAATATTCGACAAGGTGAATCACTGGATGTAAATGCTGACTTTCTGGTTGGTGGCAGTAAAGAATTTGGAAAATTCTCGGTTGATGCAAGTTTTGGTGGAAATACCTGGAGGGTACAGGATCAGTCAAATGATCAAACCGTGAGCAACTTTACAGTGCCCAATCTTTACTCGGTTGCAAATGGTACAGTACGGGCTCCGGCCTTTGACTACCGCCAGTTTCGGGTTAATTCACTTTATGGTTGGGCTGAGTTTGGTTATAACGGAATGTTGTACCTGAATTTCACAGGCAGGAAAGACTGGTTCTCAACACTAAATCCATCCAATAACAATATTTTCTATCCTTCAGTATCCGGTAGTTTTATTTTCTCTGAGTTGTTGCCCGACCTTGGATGGTTAAACTATGGTAAACTTAGATCTTCCTGGGCCAAGGCAGGGCGCGATACAGGTGTTAGCCCTTATGAAGGCATATTGATGTATGCCATCAATGCAAATCAATTTAATGGTCAGACATTAGCGGGTGTTAATGGTAACAGAGCTCCTAACCCGCTAATTCAACCCTTTATTGTAACAGAAAAAGAGATTGGTTTGGAGATGCGTTTGTTTAACAAGGTGCACCTGGATATTGCAGCATACGATAAAGTTACAACAGACCAGATATTGGATGTTCTTGTTTCCAATGCTTCAGGATATAATGACACCAGGCGGAATGAAGGTTCACTAAAGAACAGCGGGTTGGAAACGTATATTGAAGTAACACCTTTTCAAACCGGTAATTTCAAGTGGACAACCTCCTGGAATAATGCCTTTCTAAAAACAAAAGTGCTTGATGTAGGTAATGAAAGCGGAACTATGGTTGTCGTTTACTTTAACCAAACCGGTAACGAGTTTTTAGGCCAATTAAGGTACACGGAAGGTATGGCCATGAACCAGATGTATGTACGGAGCTATAGAAGAAATGATCAAGGCCAGATTTTGGTTGCTCCGGATGGCCGATTGCTCGCAACCAACAACCAAACGCCCGGTGCAGAACTAACGGATGGTTTTCTTCCGGTAGGTAGCTCCATACCTAAACATACAGGTGGTTGGAACAACACGTTTACGTATAAGAACTTGACTGTGGGGGTGTTCATTGATTATAAAATCGGAGGTACAGTATTGTCTTCAACACACTTGAACATGTTAAGGCAAGGACACTCTGTAATGTCGCTGGAAGGCAGGCGTCAAGGTGAGACTGGGGTACTCGTACCTGGTGTGTATGCAAGTGGCCCCAATGCCGGGCAACCCAACACTACTCCTTTTCCTAATCTTCAGGCATTCTATGCCGATTACAGAAACCTTCAGATCGGAGATCCCTTTACATTCAAGTCTGATTTTGTTAAGCTGAGAAATATATCCGTGGCTTACAATTTCACCAGCGCCATACGCAGTGTGCCGGCACTTGATTTTGTGAAGGGCTTGACATTGTCAGCATCGTGCCGCAACGTGGCAATCCTTCATCGGAATTTCCCTGGCCTGGATCCTGAATCGATGCAGTCTTCCGGAGATTTCAGGGCGGGTTATGAGAACTCGGCACTTCCTACCACCCGTAACTACAACTTCACGTTAAATATTAAATTCTGA